The following proteins are co-located in the Hydrogenophaga sp. RAC07 genome:
- the hpaE gene encoding 5-carboxymethyl-2-hydroxymuconate semialdehyde dehydrogenase: MTIQHLINGQSVASATTFETINPATQDVLAEVSAGGVDEVNAAVQAAKDAFPKWAGLPATERAKLMRKLGELIAAHVPEIAQTETNDCGQVIAQTGKQLIPRAADNFSYFAEMCTRVDGHTYPTPTHLNYTLFQPVGVCALISPWNVPFMTATWKVAPCLAFGNTAVLKMSELSPLTAARLGELALEAGIPPGVLNVVHGMGKDAGEPLCAHPDVRAISFTGSTATGNRIVQSAGLKKFSMELGGKSPFVIFDDADLDRALDAAVFMIFSNNGERCTAGSRILVQQSIYADFAQKFAERAKRITVGDPLDEKTIVGPMISRAHLAKVRSYIELGPKEGATLLCGGLDRPSYAAELPSRVARGNYVWPTVFADVDNRMRIAQEEIFGPVACLIPFRDEAHAIELANDIQYGLSSYVWTENLGRAHRVAAAVEAGMCFVNSQNVRDLRQPFGGTKASGTGREGGTWSYEVFLEPKNVAVSLGSHHIPHWGV; encoded by the coding sequence ATGACGATCCAGCACCTCATCAACGGCCAATCCGTGGCCAGCGCCACTACCTTCGAAACGATCAACCCCGCCACGCAGGACGTGCTGGCCGAGGTCAGCGCGGGTGGCGTTGACGAAGTCAATGCAGCGGTGCAGGCCGCGAAAGACGCGTTCCCCAAGTGGGCCGGCCTGCCCGCCACCGAGCGCGCCAAACTCATGCGAAAGCTCGGCGAACTGATCGCGGCCCACGTGCCCGAGATCGCGCAGACCGAGACCAACGACTGCGGCCAGGTGATTGCGCAGACCGGCAAACAACTCATCCCGCGCGCGGCGGACAACTTCTCGTACTTCGCCGAGATGTGCACCCGCGTGGACGGTCACACCTACCCCACGCCCACGCACCTGAACTACACGCTGTTCCAACCGGTGGGCGTGTGCGCGCTGATCAGCCCGTGGAACGTGCCTTTCATGACCGCCACCTGGAAGGTCGCGCCCTGCCTGGCCTTCGGCAACACGGCGGTGCTGAAGATGAGCGAGCTCAGCCCGCTCACCGCCGCGCGCCTGGGTGAGCTGGCGCTGGAAGCCGGCATTCCGCCCGGCGTGTTGAACGTGGTGCACGGCATGGGCAAGGATGCGGGCGAGCCCCTGTGTGCCCACCCGGACGTGCGCGCGATTTCCTTCACCGGCTCCACCGCCACCGGCAACCGCATCGTGCAGAGCGCAGGCCTCAAGAAGTTCAGCATGGAGCTGGGTGGCAAGAGTCCGTTCGTGATCTTTGACGACGCCGATCTGGACCGCGCGCTGGACGCTGCCGTGTTCATGATCTTCAGCAACAACGGCGAGCGCTGCACGGCGGGCAGCCGCATCCTGGTGCAGCAGAGCATCTACGCCGACTTTGCGCAGAAATTCGCCGAGCGCGCGAAGCGCATCACCGTGGGCGACCCGCTGGATGAGAAGACCATCGTTGGCCCGATGATCAGCCGGGCCCATCTGGCGAAGGTGCGCAGCTACATCGAACTGGGACCGAAGGAGGGCGCCACACTCTTGTGTGGCGGTCTGGACCGGCCCTCGTACGCGGCCGAGTTGCCGTCGCGCGTGGCAAGGGGCAACTACGTGTGGCCCACGGTGTTCGCCGATGTGGACAACCGCATGCGCATCGCACAAGAGGAAATCTTTGGACCCGTCGCCTGCCTCATTCCGTTTCGCGACGAGGCGCATGCGATCGAGCTGGCGAACGACATCCAGTACGGTCTTTCCAGTTACGTGTGGACGGAGAACCTGGGCCGTGCGCACCGGGTGGCGGCGGCGGTGGAAGCGGGCATGTGTTTCGTGAATTCGCAGAACGTGCGGGATTTGCGCCAGCCGTTTGGCGGCACCAAGGCGAGTGGCACGGGGCGTGAGGGTGGCACCTGGAGTTACGAGGTGTTTCTGGAGCCGAAGAACGTGGCGGTGTCGCTCGGGTCGCACCACATTCCGCATTGGGGGGTTTGA
- a CDS encoding branched-chain amino acid transaminase, giving the protein MSPIVPSMSDRDGKIWMDGQMVDWRDAKIHVLTHTLHYGCGAFEGVRAYNAVGGTAIFRLEEHTERLFNSAKILRMKLPFTMEEAMEAQKAVVRENKLESCYIRPLTWIGDKKLGVSPKGNTVHLMVAAWAWGAYLGEEGLKRGIRVKTSSYTRHHVNITMTQAKAVSNYTNSILANMEVTDEGYDEALLLDASGFVSEGAGENIFVVKNGVIYTPDLSAGALNGITRNTVFHIAKDLGLEIVQKRITRDEVYIADEAFFTGTAAEVTPIRELDRIELGKADYVGTRGPITEKIQSAFFDVVNGRNPKYAHWLTKV; this is encoded by the coding sequence ATGAGCCCCATCGTTCCCTCGATGTCCGACCGCGACGGCAAGATCTGGATGGACGGCCAGATGGTGGACTGGCGCGACGCCAAGATCCACGTGCTGACCCACACGCTGCACTACGGCTGCGGTGCCTTCGAGGGGGTCCGGGCCTACAACGCGGTCGGTGGCACGGCGATCTTTCGCCTGGAAGAGCACACCGAGCGCCTGTTCAACAGCGCCAAGATCCTGCGCATGAAGCTGCCCTTCACCATGGAAGAAGCCATGGAAGCGCAAAAAGCCGTGGTGCGCGAGAACAAGCTGGAGAGCTGCTACATCCGCCCGTTGACCTGGATCGGTGACAAGAAGCTGGGCGTGTCACCCAAGGGCAACACCGTTCACCTGATGGTGGCGGCCTGGGCCTGGGGCGCGTACCTCGGTGAAGAAGGCTTGAAGCGCGGCATCCGCGTGAAGACCAGCAGCTACACCCGCCACCACGTCAACATCACCATGACCCAGGCCAAGGCGGTGAGCAACTACACCAACAGCATCCTGGCCAACATGGAAGTGACCGACGAGGGCTACGACGAAGCGCTGCTGCTCGACGCCTCGGGATTTGTGAGCGAAGGCGCTGGCGAAAACATCTTCGTGGTGAAAAACGGCGTGATCTACACGCCCGACCTGTCGGCCGGTGCGCTCAATGGCATCACCCGCAACACCGTGTTCCACATCGCCAAGGACCTGGGTCTGGAGATCGTGCAGAAGCGCATCACGCGAGACGAGGTCTACATCGCCGACGAGGCCTTCTTCACCGGCACCGCCGCCGAAGTGACGCCCATCCGCGAACTCGACCGCATCGAACTCGGCAAGGCCGACTACGTGGGCACCCGCGGCCCGATCACCGAGAAGATCCAGAGCGCGTTCTTCGACGTCGTCAATGGCCGCAACCCCAAGTACGCCCACTGGTTGACGAAGGTCTGA
- a CDS encoding fumarylacetoacetate hydrolase family protein — MKHARIAWAGAVHEAVEVDGQLELLTPAFKGRRVGFDEVVWLPPLAPNPPTRPRTILALGLNYADHAKELAFKAPVEPLAFVKGEASLTGHRGFTLRPPGVQHMHYECELAVVIGRTAKHVNKSDALDFVAGYTVANDYAIRDYLENWYRPNLRVKNRDTCTPIGPWLVDAADVPDPMNLALQTTVNGQVTQQGNTRDMIFDVPTLIEYFSTFMTLQPGDLILTGTPDGVVDCQPGDVIVTSIEGIGDLVNTITSSEPA; from the coding sequence ATGAAACACGCCCGCATCGCCTGGGCCGGCGCGGTCCATGAGGCCGTGGAGGTCGACGGCCAACTGGAATTGCTCACTCCCGCGTTCAAAGGCCGGCGCGTGGGTTTCGACGAGGTCGTGTGGCTGCCCCCGCTCGCACCCAACCCGCCCACCCGCCCGCGCACCATCCTCGCGCTCGGCCTGAACTACGCCGACCACGCGAAGGAACTCGCGTTCAAGGCGCCCGTAGAGCCGCTCGCCTTCGTCAAAGGCGAGGCCAGCCTCACCGGCCACCGGGGTTTCACGCTTCGCCCGCCGGGTGTGCAACACATGCACTACGAATGTGAACTCGCGGTGGTGATCGGCCGCACGGCCAAACACGTGAACAAGTCCGACGCGCTGGACTTCGTGGCGGGCTACACCGTCGCCAACGACTACGCGATCCGCGACTACCTGGAGAACTGGTACCGGCCCAACCTGCGCGTGAAGAACCGCGACACCTGCACGCCCATCGGCCCCTGGCTGGTGGACGCGGCCGACGTGCCCGACCCCATGAACCTGGCCCTGCAGACCACTGTCAATGGACAAGTCACGCAGCAGGGCAACACCCGCGACATGATCTTCGACGTGCCTACGCTGATCGAGTATTTCAGCACCTTCATGACCCTGCAACCCGGCGACCTGATCCTCACCGGCACACCCGACGGCGTGGTCGACTGCCAGCCCGGCGACGTGATCGTCACGTCCATCGAAGGCATCGGCGACCTGGTCAACACCATCACTTCATCCGAACCCGCATGA
- a CDS encoding NAD(P)H-dependent flavin oxidoreductase has translation MNALTSLLGTDVPLIQAPMAGVQGAALAVAVSNAGALGSLPCAMLAPDALERELTALAAGTARPYNVNFFCHTPPVPDEAREAAWRAWLATYYREAGLDIDAVPAGPGRVPFNSTSANLLERFKPKVVSFHFGLPDLDLLDRVKSWGSVVLASATTVEEAHWLEAFGADVIIAQGVEAGGHRGMFLTDDLTTQVGTFALLPQVVAAVSLPVVAAGGIADAAGVAAAMALGASGVQVGTAYLCCNEATTSALHRAALQSEAAHHTALTHLFTGRPARGIVNRVMRELGPMNPVAPAFPLAGAAMAPLRAHWEAKGSGDFSPLWSGQNASGCRDLPAAEITRLLIEGFSARA, from the coding sequence ATGAACGCACTCACCTCGTTGCTCGGTACCGATGTCCCCCTGATCCAGGCGCCCATGGCGGGCGTGCAGGGCGCCGCGCTCGCGGTGGCCGTGAGCAACGCGGGCGCGCTGGGCTCGCTGCCCTGCGCCATGCTCGCGCCCGACGCGCTGGAGCGCGAACTGACCGCGCTGGCCGCCGGCACCGCGCGCCCGTACAACGTCAACTTCTTCTGCCACACACCGCCGGTGCCCGATGAAGCGCGCGAAGCCGCCTGGCGTGCCTGGCTGGCCACCTACTACCGCGAGGCCGGGCTGGACATCGACGCCGTGCCCGCCGGCCCGGGGCGCGTGCCGTTCAACAGCACATCGGCCAACCTGCTGGAACGCTTCAAGCCCAAGGTGGTGAGCTTCCACTTCGGCCTGCCCGACCTGGACCTGCTGGACCGCGTGAAAAGCTGGGGCAGTGTGGTGCTGGCGTCGGCCACCACGGTGGAAGAGGCGCACTGGCTGGAGGCCTTTGGCGCCGATGTGATCATTGCCCAGGGCGTGGAAGCCGGCGGCCACCGTGGCATGTTCCTCACCGACGACCTCACCACGCAGGTGGGCACCTTTGCGTTGCTGCCGCAGGTCGTGGCCGCCGTGAGCCTGCCGGTGGTCGCTGCCGGCGGCATTGCCGATGCGGCGGGGGTGGCCGCGGCCATGGCGCTGGGCGCCTCGGGCGTGCAAGTGGGCACAGCCTACCTCTGCTGCAATGAGGCCACCACCAGCGCCCTGCACCGCGCCGCGCTGCAAAGCGAGGCGGCGCACCACACTGCCCTGACGCACCTGTTCACCGGCCGCCCCGCGCGCGGCATCGTCAACCGCGTGATGCGGGAACTCGGCCCCATGAACCCGGTGGCGCCCGCGTTCCCGCTGGCCGGCGCGGCCATGGCGCCGCTGCGGGCGCACTGGGAGGCCAAGGGCAGCGGCGATTTTTCGCCGCTGTGGTCGGGGCAGAACGCCAGCGGTTGCCGCGACCTGCCGGCGGCCGAGATCACCCGGTTGTTGATCGAGGGCTTCAGCGCTCGCGCATGA
- the rfbB gene encoding dTDP-glucose 4,6-dehydratase: MILVTGGAGFIGGNFVLDWLAQSAEPVVNLDKLTYAGNLENLASLQGDARHVFVQGDIGDSALVARLLAEHRPRAVINFAAESHVDRSIHGAEDFIQTNIVGTFRLLEAVRAHWSGLAAEENAAFRFLHVSTDEVYGSLAPDAPAFTESHGFEPNSPYSASKAASDHLVRAWHHTHGLPVLTTNCSNNYGPFHFPEKLIPLMIVNALAGKPLPVYGDGMQVRDWLYVKDHCSAIRRVLEGGRLGETYNVGGWNEKPNLEIVRTVCALLDELRPRSDGQPYASQISYVKDRPGHDRRYAIDARKIERELGWKPVETFESGIRKTVKWYLDHPEWVTNVQSGSYRQWVQAQYEAPVSA, encoded by the coding sequence ATGATTCTCGTCACTGGCGGCGCCGGCTTCATTGGCGGCAACTTCGTGCTCGACTGGCTGGCCCAGTCGGCCGAGCCTGTCGTCAACCTCGACAAGCTGACCTACGCGGGCAACCTTGAAAACCTGGCCAGCCTGCAGGGCGACGCACGCCATGTGTTTGTACAGGGCGACATCGGCGACAGTGCCCTGGTGGCCCGCCTGCTGGCCGAGCACCGGCCGCGCGCGGTGATCAACTTCGCGGCCGAGAGCCATGTGGACCGCTCCATCCATGGCGCCGAAGACTTCATCCAGACCAACATCGTCGGCACCTTCCGTTTGCTGGAAGCGGTGCGCGCGCACTGGTCCGGTCTTGCCGCCGAAGAAAATGCCGCGTTCCGCTTCCTTCACGTGAGCACCGACGAGGTGTACGGCAGCCTGGCGCCCGACGCGCCCGCCTTCACCGAGAGCCACGGTTTCGAACCCAACAGCCCCTATTCGGCCAGCAAGGCCGCCAGCGACCACCTGGTGCGAGCCTGGCACCACACACACGGCCTGCCAGTGCTCACCACCAACTGCAGCAACAACTACGGGCCTTTCCATTTTCCCGAGAAGCTCATCCCCCTGATGATCGTCAACGCACTCGCAGGCAAACCCCTGCCGGTGTACGGCGACGGCATGCAGGTGCGCGACTGGCTGTACGTGAAAGATCACTGCAGCGCGATCCGCCGCGTGCTCGAAGGCGGCCGCCTGGGCGAAACCTACAACGTGGGCGGCTGGAACGAGAAGCCCAACTTGGAGATCGTGCGCACCGTCTGCGCCTTGCTGGACGAGCTGCGCCCACGCAGCGACGGCCAGCCCTACGCCAGCCAGATCAGCTACGTGAAAGACCGCCCCGGCCACGACCGTCGCTACGCCATCGACGCACGCAAGATCGAACGCGAACTCGGCTGGAAGCCGGTAGAGACGTTCGAGAGCGGGATTCGCAAGACCGTGAAGTGGTACCTGGACCACCCTGAGTGGGTGACGAACGTGCAAAGCGGTTCGTATCGCCAGTGGGTGCAGGCGCAATACGAGGCGCCGGTGTCTGCATGA
- the rfbD gene encoding dTDP-4-dehydrorhamnose reductase, translating into MRILLLGKNGQVGWELQRSLAPLGELVALDRHSTLADGGRGDLNDLDGLRETALSLRPDVIVNAAAHTAVDKAENEPEVARALNATAPGVLAEAARAVSALLVHYSTDYVFDGSGTAPWTEGAATGPLSVYGQTKLEGERLIAAATARHLIFRTSWVYAARGGNFAKTMLRLAQEREQLTVIDDQVGAPTGAELIADVTAHAIRLTLRDSAGCGTYHLAAAGETTWNGYARFVLETVRALKPDLAIKARDVVPVPTSAFPTPARRPLNSRLDTSHLRSTFGLNLPHWQHGVRRMLAEIL; encoded by the coding sequence ATGAGGATCTTGCTGCTGGGCAAAAACGGGCAGGTGGGCTGGGAACTGCAGCGCAGTCTGGCGCCGCTGGGCGAGCTGGTGGCGCTGGACCGGCACAGCACGCTGGCGGACGGCGGCCGCGGTGACCTCAACGATCTGGACGGCCTGCGCGAGACCGCGTTGAGCTTGCGGCCCGATGTGATCGTGAACGCGGCGGCCCACACTGCGGTGGACAAGGCCGAGAACGAGCCCGAGGTGGCGCGCGCCTTGAACGCCACGGCCCCCGGTGTGCTGGCAGAAGCCGCCCGCGCCGTGAGTGCCCTGCTGGTGCACTACTCCACCGACTACGTGTTTGACGGCAGCGGCACCGCGCCGTGGACCGAAGGCGCCGCCACCGGACCCTTGAGCGTCTACGGCCAGACCAAACTGGAAGGTGAACGTTTGATCGCGGCGGCCACTGCGCGCCACCTGATCTTTCGCACCAGCTGGGTGTACGCCGCGCGCGGCGGCAACTTCGCCAAGACCATGCTGCGCCTGGCACAGGAACGCGAGCAGCTCACCGTGATCGACGATCAGGTCGGCGCACCCACCGGAGCGGAGTTGATCGCCGATGTGACGGCGCATGCCATCCGTCTGACCCTGCGCGACAGCGCTGGCTGCGGCACCTACCACCTGGCGGCCGCGGGCGAAACCACGTGGAACGGTTATGCGCGCTTCGTGCTGGAGACGGTCCGCGCACTGAAACCCGACTTGGCGATCAAGGCCCGGGACGTGGTGCCTGTTCCCACCAGCGCCTTTCCGACGCCCGCTCGCCGGCCGCTGAATTCGCGCCTGGACACCTCACACTTGCGAAGCACATTCGGGTTGAACTTGCCCCACTGGCAACACGGCGTGCGGCGTATGCTTGCCGAAATTCTGTGA
- the radA gene encoding DNA repair protein RadA → MAKDKTQYTCNECGGSSPKWLGKCPHCNAWNTLVESVAESTAPSKNRFASLAKTAEVTTLADIDATDVQRTPTGHDELDRVLGGGIVEGGVVLIGGDPGIGKSTLLLQALDSLQRANVKTLYVTGEESGAQVALRSRRLGLDGSQVSVLAEIQLEKILATLDHVKPGIAVIDSIQTVYSEQLTSAPGSVAQVRECAAHLTRAAKASGTAIVLVGHVTKEGALAGPRVLEHMVDTVLYFEGDTHSSFRLIRAIKNRFGAVNEIGVFAMTEKGLKGVSNPSAIFLSQHSEPVPGSCVMVTLEGTRPMLVEIQALVDTGGPSPRRLSVGLDRDRLAMLLAVLHRHAGVACMDQDVFVNAVGGVRISEPAADLAVMLAITSSLRGKPLPKGFIAFGEVGLAGEVRPAPRGQERLKEAAKLGFSVAVVPKANLPKKNDKSFEGLTVHGVDRIEEAMELARSLA, encoded by the coding sequence ATGGCCAAAGACAAAACCCAATACACCTGCAACGAATGCGGCGGCTCCAGCCCCAAGTGGCTGGGCAAATGCCCGCACTGCAACGCCTGGAACACGCTGGTGGAATCCGTGGCCGAGTCCACCGCGCCATCGAAAAACCGCTTTGCCTCGCTGGCCAAGACCGCCGAGGTCACCACCCTGGCCGACATCGACGCCACCGACGTGCAGCGCACGCCCACCGGCCACGACGAACTCGACCGGGTGCTGGGCGGCGGCATCGTGGAAGGCGGCGTGGTGCTAATCGGCGGCGACCCGGGCATCGGCAAGTCCACCCTGCTGCTGCAGGCGCTGGATTCGTTGCAACGCGCGAATGTGAAGACCCTCTACGTCACGGGCGAAGAGAGTGGCGCCCAGGTGGCGCTGCGCTCGCGCCGGCTGGGCCTGGACGGTTCGCAGGTGAGCGTGCTGGCCGAGATCCAGCTGGAGAAGATCCTGGCCACGCTGGACCATGTGAAGCCGGGCATTGCCGTGATCGACTCGATCCAGACGGTGTATTCCGAGCAGCTCACGTCTGCACCGGGCTCGGTGGCGCAGGTGCGCGAATGCGCGGCCCACCTGACGCGCGCGGCCAAGGCCAGCGGCACGGCCATCGTGCTCGTGGGCCACGTGACCAAGGAGGGCGCGCTGGCCGGCCCACGTGTGCTGGAACACATGGTCGACACCGTGCTGTATTTCGAAGGCGACACGCACAGCAGCTTTCGCCTGATCCGCGCGATCAAGAACCGCTTTGGCGCGGTCAACGAGATAGGCGTGTTCGCCATGACCGAAAAAGGCCTGAAGGGCGTGAGCAACCCGAGCGCGATCTTCTTGAGCCAGCACAGCGAACCGGTGCCGGGCAGCTGCGTGATGGTGACGCTGGAGGGCACGCGGCCCATGCTGGTGGAGATCCAGGCGCTGGTGGACACAGGAGGCCCATCGCCCCGGCGCCTGTCCGTGGGCCTGGACCGCGACCGCCTGGCCATGCTGCTGGCGGTGCTGCACCGCCACGCGGGCGTGGCCTGCATGGACCAGGATGTGTTCGTCAACGCCGTGGGCGGCGTGCGCATCAGCGAACCGGCGGCCGACCTGGCGGTGATGCTGGCCATCACCTCCAGCCTGCGCGGCAAACCGCTGCCCAAGGGTTTCATCGCATTTGGCGAGGTGGGCCTGGCCGGTGAGGTGCGCCCGGCGCCACGCGGCCAGGAGCGGTTGAAGGAAGCGGCCAAGCTGGGCTTCAGCGTGGCGGTGGTGCCCAAGGCCAACCTGCCCAAGAAGAACGACAAATCGTTCGAAGGCCTGACAGTGCACGGCGTGGACCGCATTGAAGAGGCCATGGAGCTGGCCCGCAGCCTGGCCTGA
- a CDS encoding glycerate kinase — MQVKKFLMPLGCAALLVVAHRASGWPAVAAVSGGLFMWLLLHFTRLMTVLKRAAHRPIGHVDSAVMLNAKLKPGVTLMHVIAMTRALGQRVSAEGSEPEVYRWTDNGLSTVEAEFAGGKLVRWHLARPDPEAAVQGSPAP, encoded by the coding sequence ATGCAAGTCAAGAAATTCCTCATGCCCCTGGGCTGCGCCGCGCTGCTGGTGGTGGCGCACCGTGCCTCGGGCTGGCCAGCCGTGGCCGCTGTCAGCGGGGGTCTCTTCATGTGGCTGCTGCTGCACTTCACCCGCCTCATGACGGTGCTCAAGCGCGCCGCGCACCGCCCCATCGGCCACGTGGACAGCGCGGTGATGCTCAACGCCAAGCTCAAACCCGGTGTGACGCTGATGCACGTGATCGCCATGACGCGCGCGCTGGGCCAGCGCGTCTCGGCCGAGGGTTCCGAGCCCGAGGTGTACCGCTGGACCGACAACGGCCTGTCCACCGTGGAGGCCGAGTTCGCGGGCGGCAAGCTGGTGCGCTGGCATCTGGCGCGGCCGGACCCGGAGGCGGCGGTCCAGGGCAGCCCGGCGCCGTAA
- the hpaR gene encoding homoprotocatechuate degradation operon regulator HpaR yields MSETTPFIHRNLPRLLLEAREAVMLHTRPSLREHGLSDQQWRVLRVLGEHARLPGGVETGRVAREAFLLGPSLTGVLTRMERDGLIARGRCPQDARRTVVRATPAGLKLVKRLSSTIEAHYAWMEERLGKARLAQLYVLLDDVIALELPVDVEPAEEDTE; encoded by the coding sequence ATGAGCGAGACCACCCCCTTCATCCACCGCAACCTGCCGCGCCTGCTGCTCGAGGCGCGCGAGGCCGTGATGCTGCACACCCGGCCCAGCCTGCGTGAGCACGGTTTGAGCGACCAGCAGTGGCGCGTGCTGCGCGTGCTCGGCGAACACGCGCGCCTGCCCGGTGGTGTGGAGACCGGCCGGGTGGCCCGTGAGGCGTTTCTGCTCGGGCCCAGCCTCACCGGCGTGCTCACACGCATGGAGCGCGACGGTTTGATCGCGCGTGGCCGCTGCCCGCAGGATGCCCGCCGCACCGTGGTGCGCGCCACGCCCGCCGGGCTCAAGCTGGTCAAGCGCCTGTCCAGCACCATCGAAGCGCACTACGCCTGGATGGAAGAGCGCCTGGGCAAGGCGCGGCTGGCGCAGCTGTATGTGTTGCTCGACGACGTGATCGCGCTGGAGTTGCCGGTCGACGTCGAGCCAGCGGAGGAGGACACCGAATGA
- the hpaD gene encoding 3,4-dihydroxyphenylacetate 2,3-dioxygenase, giving the protein MGKLALVAKVTHVPSMYLSELDGPRKGTRQDAIDGHKEISRRCRELGVDTIVVFDTHWLVNASYHLNCAPHFEGRYTSNELPHFISNLPFEIPGNPALGQLLAQVCNEHGVETLAHHATTLGPEYGTLVPMRYMNADQHFKAISVSALCQAHYLNDSVRLGWAMRRAVEDHYDGTVAFLASGSLSHRFAQNGLAPDFAFKIWSPFLETLDRRVVQMWEQGEWKAFCEMLPEYAAKGHGEGFMHDTAMMLGALGWSEYEGQAEVITPYFGASGTGQINAVFPVMPQTGAAIPAAQASAAQGYQSVSRL; this is encoded by the coding sequence ATGGGAAAACTAGCCCTCGTAGCCAAAGTCACCCACGTCCCCTCGATGTACCTCAGCGAACTCGACGGACCCAGAAAAGGCACAAGACAGGACGCCATCGACGGCCACAAGGAGATCAGCCGGCGCTGCCGAGAACTCGGGGTGGACACCATCGTCGTCTTCGACACCCACTGGCTCGTCAACGCCAGCTACCACCTCAACTGCGCACCGCACTTTGAAGGCCGCTACACCAGCAACGAACTGCCGCACTTCATCAGCAACCTGCCGTTCGAGATCCCCGGCAACCCCGCACTGGGCCAACTGCTCGCCCAGGTTTGCAACGAGCACGGTGTGGAAACCCTGGCCCACCACGCCACCACCCTCGGCCCCGAGTACGGCACGCTGGTGCCCATGCGCTACATGAACGCCGACCAGCACTTCAAAGCCATCTCGGTTTCTGCGCTGTGCCAGGCCCATTACCTCAACGACAGCGTGCGCCTGGGCTGGGCCATGCGCCGCGCCGTGGAAGACCACTACGACGGCACCGTCGCGTTCCTCGCCAGCGGCAGCCTCAGCCACCGTTTTGCACAGAACGGTCTGGCGCCTGATTTCGCCTTCAAGATATGGAGCCCCTTTCTCGAAACGCTCGACCGCCGCGTCGTGCAGATGTGGGAACAGGGCGAGTGGAAAGCCTTTTGCGAGATGCTGCCCGAGTACGCGGCCAAGGGCCACGGCGAAGGCTTCATGCACGACACTGCCATGATGCTGGGCGCGCTCGGCTGGAGCGAGTACGAAGGCCAGGCCGAGGTCATCACGCCCTACTTCGGCGCGTCCGGCACCGGCCAGATCAACGCCGTGTTCCCCGTCATGCCACAGACCGGCGCCGCCATTCCCGCTGCACAGGCTTCGGCTGCGCAGGGCTACCAATCCGTCTCCCGACTCTGA
- a CDS encoding fumarylacetoacetate hydrolase family protein: MNTHWMPEGTVYGTLLNFQREHALWAPRMNEAPYKAPPSAPVLYIKTANTFTAAGHSIPLPPGQPVAVAAALGLVMGATGVAGAALFNDVAIVHDSYYRPPVKFRCVDGFFGVGPESVPLQRLGGLEGLASLQLELRINGVHRQTTALAELVRDAATLVADVNAFMTLRAGDVLMLGSDCLPDGTRPLVHAGDTVEISATGFKPAVHSFHAEQTV, encoded by the coding sequence ATGAACACCCACTGGATGCCCGAAGGCACGGTTTACGGCACGCTGCTCAACTTCCAGCGCGAGCACGCGCTGTGGGCGCCGCGCATGAACGAGGCGCCGTACAAGGCGCCGCCGAGCGCACCCGTGCTCTACATCAAGACCGCCAACACCTTCACCGCTGCGGGTCACAGCATCCCCTTGCCTCCGGGCCAACCGGTGGCGGTGGCCGCCGCGCTCGGGCTGGTGATGGGCGCCACCGGCGTGGCGGGTGCCGCGCTGTTCAACGACGTGGCCATCGTGCACGACAGCTACTACCGCCCGCCGGTGAAGTTCCGCTGTGTGGACGGTTTCTTCGGCGTTGGTCCCGAAAGTGTGCCGCTGCAGCGCCTGGGCGGGCTGGAGGGCCTGGCCAGCTTGCAGCTGGAGCTGCGCATCAACGGCGTGCACCGGCAAACCACGGCATTGGCCGAGCTGGTGCGCGACGCCGCCACCTTGGTGGCCGATGTCAACGCATTCATGACGCTGCGCGCCGGTGATGTGTTGATGCTGGGCAGCGACTGCTTGCCCGACGGCACGCGCCCGCTGGTGCACGCGGGCGACACGGTGGAGATCAGCGCCACCGGTTTCAAACCGGCGGTGCACAGCTTCCACGCGGAGCAGACGGTATGA
- a CDS encoding zinc-finger domain-containing protein, which translates to MTTPAIELKASDLNAQGGVFCPNKLADMKLWNSHPKVYLDVGHSGEAKCPYCGTVYRLKAGETVSHGH; encoded by the coding sequence ATGACCACCCCCGCCATCGAACTCAAAGCCAGCGACCTCAACGCCCAGGGCGGCGTGTTCTGCCCGAACAAACTGGCCGACATGAAACTCTGGAACAGCCACCCCAAGGTGTACCTGGACGTGGGCCACAGCGGCGAAGCCAAGTGCCCCTACTGCGGCACGGTCTACCGTCTCAAGGCCGGCGAGACGGTTTCACACGGTCACTGA